One part of the Phragmites australis chromosome 3, lpPhrAust1.1, whole genome shotgun sequence genome encodes these proteins:
- the LOC133913031 gene encoding glycine-rich cell wall structural protein-like, producing MATAAPRLAAPLLLLLGLLSVSALAARVDAGFKSSPGKKKPVVKPPPVAPGTGTANKPGPGAGGGGAIPTIPGFNIPGTGGSGFGNGIPGLGCGWGGGYGGPGGGYSRGGVVAPTVVCSDKGPCYRKRVTCPMKCFSSYSGAGKGYGGGGGGSCTIDCKVKCTAYC from the coding sequence ATGGCCACTGCCGCTCCCCGCCTCGCggcgcccctcctcctcctgctcggtCTCCTGTCCGTCTCCGCCCTCGCCGCGCGCGTCGACGCCGGGTTCAAGTCCTCCCCGGGCAAGAAGAAGCCCGTCGTCAAGCCGCCGCCCGTGGCGCCGGGCACTGGCACCGCCAACAAACCTGGCcccggcgcgggcggcggcggcgccattCCGACCATCCCGGGCTTCAACATCCCCGGGACGGGCGGCAGCGGTTTCGGCAACGGCATCCCCGGGCTGGGCTGCGGGTGGGGCGGAGGTTACGGCGGGCCGGGCGGCGGGTACTCCCGCGGCGGCGTGGTGGCGCCCACGGTGGTGTGCTCCGACAAGGGCCCCTGCTACAGGAAGAGGGTGACCTGCCCCATGAAGTGCTTCTCCTCCTACAGCGGCGCCGGCAAGggctacggcggcggcggcggcggcagctgcaCCATCGACTGCAAGGTCAAGTGCACGGCCTACTGTTAA
- the LOC133913032 gene encoding uncharacterized protein LOC133913032, giving the protein MDHGERRAGHRPAAKSWRDGVAAGGAQPPPPKVYRVEPRDFRELVQRLTGAETAAPAPAMGTRQRVTLTTAAAADNGRMEEVAAAEQLDYASWFSAPLFSPAYAPTGFDGHHGNGALL; this is encoded by the coding sequence ATGGACCACGGAGAGAGAAGGGCGGGGCACAGGCCAGCGGCCAAGTCCTGGCGCGACGGCGTCGCCGCGGGGGGAgctcagccgccgccgcccaaggTCTACCGCGTGGAGCCCAGGGACTTCCGGGAGCTGGTGCAGAGGCTAACGGGCGCCgagacggcggcgccggcgccggccatGGGCACGCGGCAGAGGGTGACGCTCACGACAGCTGCGGCGGCGGACAACGggcgcatggaggaggtggccgcGGCAGAGCAGTTGGACTACGCGTCGTGGTTCTCCGCGCCGCTGTTCAGCCCGGCGTACGCGCCGACCGGCTTCGATGGCCACCACGGGAATGGCGCTTTACTGTAG